From Micromonospora rifamycinica, a single genomic window includes:
- a CDS encoding M28 family peptidase, producing the protein MKRRTLAIAAVTAVTFALAAPPASATTTARPATAAPAVAALAAPDVSVSNVQAHLAQFQSIATSNGGNRRAGSAGYTASVAYVKSKLQAAGYTVTEQTCTSCTYRGNNVIAEWPQGPADDVVMFGAHLDGVAAGPGINDNGSGSSVLLENALVLAQQNPGMSKRVRFAWWNGEEQGLQGSKFYVNSLTTAQKGYIKGYYNFDMVASTNGGYFINRVTSTTAAPLKAYWDSLGLSPEENTEGQGRSDDYSFQQAGIPTSGYAMGASARKTSAQASKWGGTANAAYDPCYHSSCDTTSNINATGLNRSADGVAYAIWDLAVGGGTPTNDFSVAVSPTSGGVARGGSTTATVSTATTSGSAQTVALSASGAPSGVSVSFSPSSVTSGGSATMTVSASSSAALGTFTLTVTGTGSATRTASYTVTVTGTGSCTGGQVVGNGGFESGTSPWTATSGVITNSSSQPANSGSYKAWLNGNGSTSTDTLSQSVTVPAGCSSYTLAFYLHIDTAERTTTVAYDKLVVQVGSTTLATYSNLNKATGYTLRSFDVGAYAGQTVILKFTGTEDSSLQTSFVIDDVTLQAS; encoded by the coding sequence ATGAAGCGCAGAACCCTGGCGATCGCCGCCGTCACCGCGGTGACGTTCGCCCTGGCCGCGCCACCGGCCTCGGCCACCACGACCGCCCGGCCGGCCACCGCCGCGCCGGCCGTCGCCGCGCTCGCCGCGCCGGACGTCTCGGTCAGCAACGTGCAGGCGCACCTGGCCCAGTTCCAGAGCATCGCCACCAGTAACGGCGGCAACCGGCGGGCCGGCTCGGCCGGCTACACCGCCTCGGTCGCCTACGTGAAGTCCAAGCTCCAGGCGGCCGGCTACACGGTCACCGAACAGACCTGCACCAGCTGCACCTACCGGGGCAACAACGTGATCGCCGAGTGGCCGCAGGGCCCCGCCGACGACGTGGTCATGTTCGGCGCGCACCTCGACGGCGTGGCCGCCGGGCCGGGCATCAACGACAACGGCTCCGGCTCGTCGGTGCTGCTGGAGAACGCCCTGGTGCTGGCCCAGCAGAACCCGGGCATGAGCAAGCGGGTCCGGTTCGCCTGGTGGAACGGCGAGGAGCAGGGCCTGCAGGGCTCGAAGTTCTACGTCAACTCGCTGACCACCGCCCAGAAGGGCTACATCAAGGGCTACTACAACTTCGACATGGTCGCCTCGACCAACGGCGGCTACTTCATCAACCGGGTCACCTCCACCACGGCCGCGCCGCTCAAGGCGTACTGGGACTCGCTCGGGCTGTCGCCGGAGGAGAACACCGAGGGCCAGGGCCGCTCCGACGACTACTCGTTCCAGCAGGCCGGCATCCCCACCTCCGGGTACGCGATGGGGGCCAGCGCCCGCAAGACCAGCGCCCAGGCCAGCAAGTGGGGCGGCACCGCCAACGCCGCGTACGACCCGTGCTACCACTCGTCCTGCGACACCACCAGCAACATCAACGCCACCGGGCTCAACCGCAGCGCCGACGGCGTCGCGTACGCCATCTGGGACCTCGCGGTCGGCGGCGGCACCCCGACCAACGACTTCTCCGTCGCGGTCAGCCCGACCTCCGGCGGCGTCGCCCGGGGCGGATCCACCACCGCCACGGTCAGCACCGCGACCACCAGCGGCAGCGCCCAGACCGTCGCCCTGTCGGCCTCCGGTGCGCCCAGCGGCGTGAGCGTCTCGTTCAGCCCGTCGTCGGTCACCTCCGGCGGCTCGGCCACCATGACGGTCAGCGCGTCGTCGAGCGCCGCCCTCGGCACCTTCACCCTCACCGTGACCGGCACCGGCTCGGCCACCCGGACGGCCAGCTACACCGTCACCGTCACCGGCACCGGTAGCTGCACCGGCGGGCAGGTCGTCGGCAACGGCGGCTTCGAGTCGGGCACCAGCCCGTGGACGGCCACCTCGGGCGTGATCACCAACTCGTCCAGCCAGCCGGCCAACAGTGGCTCCTACAAGGCGTGGCTCAACGGCAACGGCAGCACCAGCACCGACACGCTCTCCCAGTCGGTGACCGTGCCGGCCGGCTGCTCCTCCTACACCCTCGCCTTCTACCTGCACATCGACACCGCCGAGCGGACCACCACCGTGGCGTACGACAAGCTGGTGGTCCAGGTCGGCAGCACCACGCTGGCGACGTACTCCAACCTCAACAAGGCGACCGGCTACACGCTGCGCTCGTTCGACGTGGGCGCGTACGCCGGCCAGACGGTGATCCTGAAGTTCACCGGCACCGAGGACTCCTCGCTGCAGACCAGCTTCGTCATCGACGACGTGACGTTGCAGGCGAGCTGA
- a CDS encoding PadR family transcriptional regulator codes for MSIGQTFLGLLEATPRHGYDIKRRYDEHFGHSRPVAYGQVYATLSRLLRGGLVEVEAVEPGEGPDRKRYAITEAGVADVAQWLARPEQPEPYLQSILYTKVVLALLTGRAAAELLDVQRAEHLRLMRELTRRKRDGDLAEQLICDHALFHLEADLRWLELTTARLDDLAARVRA; via the coding sequence ATGTCCATCGGCCAGACCTTCCTCGGCCTGCTGGAGGCGACCCCCCGGCACGGCTACGACATCAAACGGCGCTACGACGAACACTTCGGCCACTCCCGCCCGGTCGCCTACGGCCAGGTCTACGCGACCCTGTCCCGGCTGCTGCGCGGCGGCCTGGTCGAGGTGGAGGCGGTGGAGCCCGGCGAGGGCCCCGACCGCAAGCGGTACGCGATCACCGAGGCCGGCGTCGCCGACGTGGCCCAGTGGCTGGCCCGCCCGGAACAACCCGAGCCCTACCTGCAGAGCATCCTCTACACCAAGGTGGTGCTCGCCCTGCTCACCGGCCGTGCGGCGGCCGAACTGCTCGACGTGCAGCGCGCCGAGCACCTGCGCCTGATGCGGGAGCTGACCCGGCGCAAGCGCGACGGCGACCTCGCCGAGCAGTTGATCTGTGATCACGCGCTTTTCCACCTGGAGGCCGACTTGCGCTGGCTCGAACTCACCACCGCCCGCCTCGACGACCTGGCCGCACGGGTGCGCGCATGA
- a CDS encoding ABC transporter ATP-binding protein, whose amino-acid sequence MSAPLLVAEGLYRSFGETVALVDAGLRIDEGEVVAVLGSSGSGKSTLLHCLAGIVRPDRGRVLFDGQDLVTMSDTRRSALRREAFGFVFQFGQLVPELTCLENVALPLRLARVPRREAEQRAGQWLERLEVTEVAGKRPGEVSGGQGQRVAVARALVTRPRVIFADEPTGALDSLNGERVMRLLTEAARDTGAAVVLVTHEARVAAYSDREVVVRDGRTRSLEVAA is encoded by the coding sequence ATGAGCGCCCCGCTGCTGGTCGCCGAGGGTCTGTACCGCAGCTTCGGCGAGACCGTCGCGCTGGTCGACGCCGGGCTGCGCATCGACGAGGGCGAGGTGGTCGCGGTGCTCGGGTCGTCCGGCTCCGGCAAGTCCACCCTGCTGCACTGCCTGGCCGGGATCGTCCGCCCCGACCGGGGCCGGGTCCTCTTCGACGGCCAGGACCTGGTGACGATGAGCGACACCCGGCGCAGCGCCCTGCGCCGGGAGGCCTTCGGGTTCGTCTTCCAGTTCGGCCAGCTGGTGCCCGAGCTGACCTGCCTGGAGAACGTCGCGCTGCCGCTGCGGCTGGCCCGCGTCCCCCGCCGCGAGGCCGAGCAGCGGGCCGGGCAGTGGCTGGAACGGCTGGAGGTCACCGAGGTGGCCGGCAAGCGCCCCGGCGAGGTCTCCGGAGGCCAGGGGCAACGCGTCGCGGTGGCCCGCGCGCTGGTCACCCGCCCCCGGGTGATCTTCGCCGACGAGCCGACCGGCGCGCTGGACTCGCTCAACGGCGAACGGGTCATGCGACTGCTCACCGAGGCCGCCCGGGACACCGGGGCGGCGGTGGTCCTGGTCACCCACGAGGCACGGGTGGCCGCGTACTCCGACCGGGAGGTCGTGGTGCGCGACGGGCGGACCCGCAGCCTGGAGGTGGCGGCGTGA
- a CDS encoding FtsX-like permease family protein — MTGRGALADLAMGARMAVTGGREGWTRALLTAVGVGIGVAMLLLATAVPGALDARQARGDARDDLRFGEKIAAGPGTLLVHALDTEFRGRPVRGRLLRPEGPAAPVPPGLTALPAPGEVVVSPALRRLLDSPDGPLFTPRLGGARVTGTIADEGLAGPNELAYYQGDDRLTDTSGATRLDRFGGGLPGEGLGPVLMLLVAVIFVVLLLPIAVFLGSAVRYGGERRDRRLAALRLVGADTTMVRRIAAGEAAAGALLGVVVGIGFLLAGRQLVPLVTLYDISVYAADIRPPTALLLAVVLAVPALAVLVAMLALRAVVVEPLGVARRSTPVRRRLWWRLLLPAAGLAMLLPVAGLREGDGGVTRWVVPAGAVLLLTGTVTLLPWLTDLLVRRLHGGPVSWQLAVRRVQLDSATSARLVNGIAVAVAGTIGLQMLFAGIAGDFTTASGQDTSRAQVQVQFQDQPDLARVLRQLGGADGVTAATGTLSAGANAGSSDGPPVEIRVGDCAALAEFARLDRCVDGDTFLVSDPGDPAVVPTGTVLTVEDGSRWRVPATARPATARPDPAGWMANAVLVTPGAVGSRTLGPLRSTVYLQLDPAAPDAVEHVRNAVAAIDLTTPVSVLSSTIVSPRFADIQRGLAIGTVVTLLLIATSMLVGTLEQLRERRRLLAMLVAVGTRRSTLGWSVLWQTALPVGVGLVLATGFGLGLGAALLRMVQAPVTVAWPVVGFAVGLGGLAVLAISGLSMPLLWRLTRADGLRTE, encoded by the coding sequence GTGACCGGTCGGGGCGCGCTCGCGGACCTGGCGATGGGTGCCCGGATGGCGGTCACCGGCGGCCGGGAGGGTTGGACCCGGGCGCTGCTCACCGCCGTCGGCGTCGGGATCGGGGTGGCCATGCTGCTGCTGGCCACCGCCGTGCCCGGGGCGCTCGACGCCCGGCAGGCGCGCGGCGACGCCCGCGACGATCTGCGGTTCGGTGAGAAGATCGCGGCCGGTCCCGGCACCCTGCTGGTGCACGCGCTGGACACCGAGTTCCGGGGCCGGCCGGTGCGGGGCCGGCTGCTGCGGCCGGAGGGACCGGCCGCCCCCGTCCCGCCGGGGCTGACCGCCCTGCCCGCCCCCGGGGAGGTGGTCGTCTCCCCCGCCCTGCGCCGGCTGCTCGACTCCCCCGACGGCCCGCTGTTCACCCCCCGGCTGGGCGGCGCGCGGGTCACCGGGACCATCGCCGACGAGGGCCTCGCCGGCCCCAACGAACTGGCCTACTACCAGGGCGACGACCGGTTGACCGACACGTCCGGGGCGACCCGGCTGGACCGCTTCGGCGGCGGGCTGCCCGGCGAGGGTCTCGGCCCGGTGCTGATGCTGCTGGTGGCGGTCATCTTCGTGGTGCTGCTACTGCCCATCGCGGTGTTCCTCGGCTCGGCCGTGCGCTACGGCGGTGAGCGGCGCGACCGGCGGCTCGCCGCGCTGCGGCTGGTCGGCGCGGACACCACCATGGTCCGGCGGATCGCCGCCGGCGAGGCCGCCGCCGGTGCCCTGCTCGGAGTCGTCGTCGGCATCGGGTTCCTGCTCGCCGGCCGCCAGCTCGTCCCGCTGGTCACCCTCTACGACATCAGCGTGTACGCCGCCGACATCCGGCCCCCCACCGCGCTGCTGCTGGCCGTCGTGCTGGCCGTGCCGGCGCTGGCCGTGCTGGTGGCGATGCTGGCGCTGCGCGCGGTCGTGGTCGAGCCGCTCGGCGTGGCCCGGCGTAGCACCCCGGTCCGCCGCCGGCTCTGGTGGCGGCTGCTGCTGCCCGCCGCCGGCCTGGCCATGCTCCTGCCCGTCGCCGGCCTGCGCGAGGGCGACGGCGGGGTCACCAGATGGGTGGTGCCGGCCGGCGCGGTGCTGCTGCTGACCGGCACGGTCACCCTGCTGCCCTGGCTGACCGACCTGCTGGTCCGACGGCTGCACGGCGGCCCGGTGTCCTGGCAGCTGGCGGTCCGCCGGGTGCAGCTGGACAGCGCCACCTCGGCCCGGCTGGTCAACGGCATCGCCGTGGCCGTCGCCGGCACCATCGGCCTGCAGATGCTCTTCGCCGGGATCGCCGGGGACTTCACCACCGCCAGCGGGCAGGACACCTCCCGGGCGCAGGTGCAGGTGCAGTTCCAGGACCAGCCGGACCTGGCCCGGGTGCTGCGGCAGCTCGGCGGGGCCGACGGGGTGACCGCCGCGACCGGCACCCTCAGCGCCGGGGCCAACGCCGGCTCGTCGGACGGCCCACCGGTGGAGATCCGGGTCGGCGACTGCGCCGCGCTGGCCGAGTTCGCCCGCCTCGACCGGTGCGTGGACGGGGACACCTTCCTGGTGTCCGATCCGGGCGACCCGGCGGTCGTCCCCACCGGCACGGTGCTCACCGTCGAGGACGGGTCACGATGGCGGGTGCCCGCCACGGCGCGGCCCGCGACGGCCCGACCCGACCCGGCCGGCTGGATGGCGAACGCGGTGCTGGTCACCCCCGGCGCGGTCGGCTCGCGGACCCTCGGTCCGCTGCGCTCGACCGTCTACCTCCAGCTCGACCCGGCCGCCCCGGACGCGGTCGAACACGTCCGTAACGCCGTCGCCGCGATCGACCTCACCACGCCCGTGTCCGTGCTGTCCTCGACCATCGTGTCGCCCCGGTTCGCCGACATCCAACGCGGCCTGGCCATCGGCACGGTCGTCACCCTGCTGCTGATCGCCACCAGCATGCTCGTCGGTACGTTGGAGCAGCTGCGGGAACGCCGCCGCCTGCTGGCCATGCTGGTGGCGGTGGGCACCCGACGCAGCACCCTCGGCTGGTCCGTGCTGTGGCAGACCGCCCTGCCGGTCGGGGTCGGGCTGGTGCTGGCCACCGGCTTCGGGCTCGGCCTCGGCGCGGCCCTGCTGCGGATGGTGCAGGCCCCGGTCACGGTCGCCTGGCCGGTGGTCGGCTTCGCCGTCGGCCTCGGCGGGCTGGCCGTCCTGGCGATCAGCGGGCTGAGCATGCCGCTGCTGTGGAGGCTCACCCGCGCCGACGGGCTGCGCACCGAATGA
- a CDS encoding VOC family protein has translation MAISATTHLNFRGDARAALEFYQAVFGGHRTVVSYGDLGMPKDLPDADKVIFGQVTADNGFAIMAYDVPAGAPAVAAPTATTRANGTTLTGEQFFVSVRGDSAEEVGVLWHRLAEGAQVIEEYGPSPWAPGFGMLTDRFGVTWVLDVATPYAG, from the coding sequence ATGGCCATCTCCGCCACCACACACCTCAACTTCCGGGGTGACGCCCGTGCGGCGCTGGAGTTCTACCAGGCCGTGTTCGGTGGCCACCGCACCGTCGTCAGCTACGGCGACCTGGGGATGCCGAAGGACCTGCCGGACGCCGACAAGGTGATCTTCGGTCAGGTCACCGCCGACAACGGCTTCGCCATCATGGCCTACGACGTGCCCGCCGGTGCCCCCGCCGTAGCCGCGCCGACCGCCACCACCCGCGCGAACGGCACGACGCTGACCGGCGAGCAGTTCTTCGTCTCCGTCCGGGGCGACAGCGCCGAGGAAGTCGGTGTGCTCTGGCACCGGCTCGCCGAGGGCGCCCAGGTGATCGAGGAGTACGGCCCGTCGCCGTGGGCACCCGGGTTCGGCATGCTCACCGACCGGTTCGGCGTCACCTGGGTCCTCGACGTCGCCACCCCGTACGCTGGCTGA
- a CDS encoding helix-turn-helix transcriptional regulator encodes MPTTSARLLALLSLLQTRRDWSGTVLAERLGISLRTVRRDVDRLRELGYPVAAVKGPDGGYRLDAGTELPPLLFDDEQAVALTVALQVAATGADGALADAAARALHTVRQVLPTRLRQRVGALSVTAVARPAGTPTAPVDGGVLLALGTAVQTREILRFDYGSGGTDRPARHAEPHHVVTWDGRWYLVAWDLDRADWRTFRVDRITLRPPHGPRFTPRPLPGGDVATYLTGVFRGSAGGSADWPCRGTVLLDLSATTVARFNRDGLVEEIAPDRCRLTLGSWSWVSLAAAVARYDAGITVVGPPALTEAFALLADRFARTAAGERPDPAAPALADQQRERGEGVIPPQQP; translated from the coding sequence ATGCCGACCACGTCCGCCCGACTGCTCGCCCTGCTGTCGCTGTTGCAGACCCGCCGGGACTGGTCCGGCACCGTGCTGGCCGAACGCCTCGGCATCAGCCTGCGTACCGTGCGCCGCGACGTCGACCGGCTGCGGGAACTGGGCTACCCCGTCGCCGCCGTCAAAGGTCCCGACGGTGGTTACCGGCTCGACGCCGGCACCGAACTGCCCCCGCTGCTGTTCGACGACGAGCAGGCCGTCGCCCTCACCGTCGCCCTCCAGGTCGCGGCGACCGGCGCGGACGGGGCGCTCGCGGACGCCGCCGCGCGGGCGCTGCACACCGTACGACAGGTGTTGCCGACCCGGCTGCGGCAGCGGGTCGGGGCGCTCAGCGTGACCGCCGTCGCGCGTCCCGCCGGCACGCCGACCGCGCCGGTCGACGGCGGGGTGCTGCTGGCGCTCGGTACCGCCGTGCAGACCCGCGAGATCCTGCGCTTCGACTACGGGTCCGGCGGCACCGACCGACCGGCCCGGCACGCCGAACCGCATCACGTCGTCACCTGGGACGGCCGGTGGTACCTGGTCGCCTGGGACCTCGACCGGGCCGACTGGCGGACCTTCCGCGTCGACCGGATCACCCTGCGCCCGCCGCACGGGCCCCGCTTCACCCCGAGGCCGCTGCCCGGCGGGGACGTCGCCACGTACCTCACCGGGGTCTTCCGGGGGTCGGCCGGCGGGTCGGCGGACTGGCCCTGCCGGGGCACGGTGCTCCTCGATCTGTCCGCGACGACCGTGGCCCGCTTCAACCGCGACGGCCTCGTCGAGGAGATCGCCCCCGACAGGTGCCGGCTCACCCTCGGTTCGTGGTCGTGGGTGAGCCTGGCCGCCGCCGTCGCCCGGTACGACGCCGGGATCACGGTGGTCGGCCCGCCGGCCCTCACCGAGGCGTTCGCGCTGCTCGCCGACCGGTTCGCCCGCACCGCCGCCGGGGAACGCCCGGACCCCGCCGCCCCGGCGCTAGCCGATCAGCAGCGGGAGCGCGGCGAAGGTGTGATCCCGCCACAGCAGCCGTGA
- a CDS encoding carboxylesterase/lipase family protein: MPSESEPEVRTVAGVLRGCREAGLAVFRGIRYAEPPVDALRFAAPQLVSHWDGVRPAVAYGPPPPQPDAFGVSPQDTGDDWLTLNVWTPDPDPAAGLPVMVWIPGGGYLVGCSGLPQYDGGHLARSATVVVTLNYRLGFEGFGQLDGAPANRGLLDQVAALEWVRDNIRAFGGDPGRVTVFGQSAGGGSVAALLAMPRAAGLFRRAVAQSVPGTFFSPDLAADVTAACAAELGVPPTLAGLSTVTPARLPAVAEAVSAGIVRWRERWGSITHRPIPFAPVVDGDVLPATPWRALADGAARDVDLLVGHTRDEHRLFSLLDGVLGQVTPEQTGTALRMLAPGPHGAARYREAFPDATDEQLYELVNADWLFRMPSLHLADAHLAGGGRAYLYELTWPAPGLGGGLGACHGLDVPLVFGNLTSGQPALLIGDPPTPAAHELSGQLRGAWTAFAATGDPGWPPYDAGRRTRIFDERPVVVAYPEETSRLLWRDHTFAALPLLIG, encoded by the coding sequence ATGCCGTCGGAGTCCGAGCCGGAAGTCCGTACCGTGGCTGGTGTCCTGCGCGGCTGCCGGGAGGCGGGCCTGGCGGTGTTCCGCGGCATCCGGTACGCCGAGCCGCCGGTCGATGCCCTCCGGTTCGCCGCGCCGCAGCTGGTATCCCACTGGGACGGCGTACGCCCGGCGGTCGCCTACGGTCCGCCGCCTCCGCAGCCCGACGCGTTCGGGGTGTCCCCGCAGGACACCGGCGACGACTGGCTGACGCTCAACGTGTGGACGCCGGACCCGGACCCGGCGGCGGGGTTGCCGGTGATGGTGTGGATCCCCGGAGGTGGCTACCTGGTCGGCTGTTCCGGCCTTCCGCAGTACGACGGCGGGCACCTCGCCCGCAGCGCGACAGTGGTGGTGACGCTCAACTACCGCCTCGGTTTCGAGGGTTTCGGGCAGCTCGACGGGGCACCGGCCAACCGGGGGCTGCTCGACCAGGTGGCGGCCCTGGAATGGGTACGGGACAACATCCGCGCCTTCGGTGGCGACCCGGGCCGGGTGACGGTCTTCGGGCAGTCGGCCGGCGGCGGCTCGGTCGCCGCGCTGCTGGCCATGCCGCGCGCCGCCGGGCTGTTCCGGCGCGCGGTCGCGCAGAGCGTCCCGGGGACGTTCTTCTCACCCGACCTGGCCGCCGACGTCACCGCCGCCTGCGCCGCCGAGCTGGGGGTACCACCGACCCTGGCCGGGCTGTCGACGGTGACGCCGGCCCGGCTGCCGGCCGTGGCCGAGGCGGTCTCGGCCGGTATCGTCCGGTGGCGGGAGCGGTGGGGGTCGATCACCCACCGGCCGATCCCGTTCGCGCCGGTCGTCGACGGGGACGTGCTGCCGGCGACCCCGTGGCGGGCACTGGCCGACGGTGCCGCGCGGGACGTCGACCTGCTCGTCGGGCACACCCGGGACGAGCACCGGCTGTTCAGCCTGCTCGACGGCGTGCTCGGCCAGGTCACCCCGGAGCAGACCGGGACGGCGCTGCGGATGCTGGCCCCGGGGCCGCACGGTGCCGCCCGTTACCGGGAGGCGTTCCCGGACGCCACCGACGAGCAGTTGTACGAGCTGGTCAACGCCGACTGGCTGTTCCGGATGCCGAGCCTGCACCTGGCCGATGCACACCTGGCCGGGGGCGGCCGGGCGTACCTCTACGAGCTGACCTGGCCGGCCCCGGGCCTGGGCGGTGGCCTCGGTGCCTGTCACGGTCTGGACGTGCCGCTGGTCTTCGGCAACCTGACCAGCGGGCAGCCCGCGCTGCTGATCGGCGATCCGCCCACCCCGGCGGCGCATGAGCTGTCCGGGCAGCTCCGTGGGGCGTGGACGGCGTTCGCAGCGACCGGCGACCCCGGCTGGCCGCCGTACGACGCCGGTCGCCGTACCCGGATCTTCGACGAGCGGCCGGTGGTCGTCGCGTACCCGGAGGAGACCTCACGGCTGCTGTGGCGGGATCACACCTTCGCCGCGCTCCCGCTGCTGATCGGCTAG
- a CDS encoding arsenate reductase ArsC: MSTPARHTTPSVLFVCVHNAGRSQMAAGWLRHLAGNTVEVRSAGSAPAEHVNPVAVDAMREVGIDITAEQPKLLDRDAAEASDVIVTMGCGDTCPVFPGTRYEDWKLTDPAGQPLSVVREVRDEIRQHVARLLADLAPDITVDA; this comes from the coding sequence ATGAGCACCCCCGCCCGGCACACCACGCCATCGGTGCTGTTCGTCTGCGTCCACAACGCCGGCCGCTCCCAGATGGCCGCCGGCTGGCTGCGCCACCTCGCCGGGAACACCGTCGAGGTCCGCTCCGCAGGCTCCGCACCCGCCGAACACGTCAACCCCGTCGCGGTCGACGCCATGCGCGAGGTCGGCATCGACATCACCGCCGAGCAGCCGAAGCTCCTCGACCGGGACGCCGCCGAGGCCAGCGACGTGATCGTCACCATGGGCTGCGGCGACACCTGCCCCGTCTTCCCCGGCACACGCTACGAGGACTGGAAACTCACCGACCCGGCCGGCCAGCCGCTGTCCGTCGTCCGCGAGGTCCGCGACGAGATCCGCCAGCATGTTGCCCGACTCCTCGCCGACCTGGCCCCTGACATCACCGTCGACGCCTGA
- a CDS encoding GNAT family N-acetyltransferase, translating into MTDEHAPAVLDIYRHGIATGDATFETEPPTWARFTATRLPGHRWVALDHAAADRVLGWVACTPVSDRCVYAGVVEHSVYVHPDARGRGVGRLLLHRLIDSTEQAGIWTIQSGVFPENTASLALHHACGFRAIGVRERLGRHHDRWRDVILIERRSPTVT; encoded by the coding sequence ATGACCGACGAACACGCCCCGGCGGTGCTCGACATCTACCGGCACGGGATCGCCACCGGCGACGCCACCTTCGAGACCGAACCCCCCACCTGGGCACGGTTCACCGCCACCCGCCTGCCCGGACACCGCTGGGTCGCCCTCGACCACGCGGCTGCCGACCGCGTGCTCGGCTGGGTCGCGTGCACACCGGTGTCCGACCGGTGCGTGTACGCCGGGGTCGTGGAGCACTCCGTCTACGTCCACCCCGACGCCCGGGGCCGGGGCGTCGGCCGGCTCCTGCTCCACCGACTCATCGACTCCACCGAACAGGCCGGCATCTGGACCATCCAGTCCGGGGTCTTCCCCGAGAACACCGCCAGCCTCGCCCTGCACCACGCCTGCGGCTTCCGCGCCATCGGCGTACGCGAACGCCTCGGCCGCCACCACGACCGATGGCGCGACGTCATCCTCATCGAACGCCGCAGCCCCACCGTCACCTAG
- a CDS encoding aquaporin, whose amino-acid sequence MTPDPPHAVLRRASAELVGTGLLVTAVVGSGIAATRLSPGDVGLQLLENSIATAFALGALILIFGPVSGAHLNPVVSLADWWQARRTGTGLSTRDLGAYVVAQVLGAVGGTVLAHLMFGLPAVTISTHRRDGGGLWLAEVVATAGLLLLIAALTRTRRTAVAPAAVGAWIGGAYWFTASTSFANPAVTIGRTFTGTFAGIAPTSAAGFVAAQLAAVGVAVVATTWWYPTVRQRDAVAVELAPAQPERAAS is encoded by the coding sequence GTGACGCCCGACCCGCCGCACGCCGTGCTGCGTCGGGCGTCGGCGGAACTGGTCGGCACCGGCCTGCTCGTCACCGCCGTGGTCGGCTCCGGGATCGCCGCCACCCGCCTGTCGCCGGGCGATGTGGGGCTGCAACTGCTGGAGAACAGCATCGCCACCGCGTTCGCCCTCGGCGCGCTGATCCTCATCTTCGGCCCGGTGTCCGGTGCCCACCTCAACCCCGTCGTGTCGCTCGCCGACTGGTGGCAGGCCCGCCGTACGGGAACCGGCCTGTCGACCCGTGACCTCGGCGCGTACGTCGTGGCGCAGGTGCTCGGTGCGGTCGGCGGCACGGTGCTGGCGCACCTGATGTTCGGGTTGCCCGCCGTCACCATCTCCACCCACCGGCGCGACGGGGGCGGACTGTGGTTGGCCGAGGTCGTCGCGACCGCCGGGCTCCTCCTGCTGATCGCCGCCCTCACCCGTACCCGCCGGACCGCGGTCGCTCCGGCGGCGGTCGGGGCGTGGATCGGTGGCGCGTACTGGTTCACCGCCTCCACCTCGTTCGCCAACCCGGCCGTCACGATCGGCCGCACGTTCACCGGCACCTTCGCCGGCATCGCCCCCACCTCGGCGGCCGGGTTTGTCGCCGCGCAGCTCGCCGCCGTCGGGGTCGCGGTCGTCGCGACCACCTGGTGGTATCCGACCGTCCGACAGCGGGACGCAGTGGCGGTCGAGCTGGCACCGGCACAGCCGGAACGGGCCGCGTCGTGA
- a CDS encoding ArsR/SmtB family transcription factor — MSRQELPVLADPSACCAPMVTEALTEDAAAGLARGFKALGDPVRLRLLSLIAARAGGEVCVCELTDAFTLTGPTISHHLKVLREAGLIDCQRRGTWVYYWIVPARLAVLSQLLDVSAAAASTGPAR; from the coding sequence GTGTCGAGACAAGAACTGCCGGTCCTCGCCGACCCGTCGGCCTGCTGCGCGCCGATGGTCACCGAGGCCCTCACGGAGGACGCCGCCGCCGGTCTGGCACGCGGCTTCAAGGCCCTCGGCGACCCGGTACGGCTGCGGCTGCTCTCCCTGATCGCCGCGCGGGCCGGCGGCGAGGTGTGCGTGTGCGAGCTGACCGACGCGTTCACCCTGACCGGCCCGACGATCTCCCACCACCTGAAGGTGCTGCGCGAGGCCGGGTTGATCGACTGCCAGCGCCGGGGGACCTGGGTCTACTACTGGATCGTCCCGGCCCGCCTCGCCGTCCTGTCCCAGCTCCTGGACGTCTCGGCCGCCGCCGCGTCGACCGGGCCGGCCCGGTGA